Below is a genomic region from Kribbella qitaiheensis.
TCGGCCGGGGCCGGCTCATCGCCGACGCCCCGATCAGCACGGTGATCGCGGGCTCGTCCCGGAGCGCGGTGCATATCCGCATCCCGGTGCCCACGGACCTCGCAGTACTGCGGGAGCGGTTGGCCGGCGAAGCGGATCAGGTCGACTCGTCCGCCGACGAGTTGATCGTCACCGGCGTACCGGCTGAGCGGGTCGGCGATCTGGCCCATGAACTCGGGATCCGCTTGCACGAGCTTCGGACCAAGCAGGCTTCGCTCGAAGAGGCCTATATGGAGCTCACCGCCGACAGCGTCCAGTACGGCGTGGCGGTGGCGTCGTGACGGACGCGATCCTGCACTTCGCGGAGGACCTGATGTCGTCCTGGTGGATCTACGCCACCCTGTTCGGCTTCGCGGCTCTCGACGGATTCTTCCCGGCCATCCCGAGCGAGACCCTGGTCGTGATGGCCGGCGTCTTCGCCGCGACCGGCGGACCCAACCTGTACGGCGTGATCGCGATGGCCGCCGCCGGCGCCTTCGTCGGCGACCATGTCTCGTACGCCTTCGGCCGCGGCGCGGGTGGACGGCTGATGGACCGTGCCAAACCGGGCACCAAGCGGTACGCGATGGTCGCCTGGTCCCGGAAAGCACTCGAAGAACGCGGCGGTCTGGTCCTGGTCGTCGCGCGGTACGTGCCAGGTGGACGCACCGCCGTCACGCTGACGATGGGCGCGGTCCGCTACCCACTGCGCCACTTCTCCTTCTTCGCTGCACTCGCGGCCGTCTCCTGGGGCGCCTACTGCTCGCTGGTCGGCTACATCGGCGGCAAGGCGTTCGAGGACAACCCGCTCAAGGGCGTCGCGCTGGGCATCGGTCTCGCGCTCGCCGTGACGGTGCTCGTGGAAGTCATCCGGCATCGGCGCCGCATCCGGCGTACCCCTGAACCTCAGCTTGAGACTGAGCCCGAGTTGGTCAAGGCAGGAGAATGATGAGCACGGCAACCATCACGGTCAAGCAGAGGTCGAGCGGTCTGACCGGAGCGATCGCGTCCGAATGGACCAAGCTGTGGACGGTCCGGTCGACCTGGCTGAACCTCGTCGGCGGCGCAGTACTGACTGTGCTGCTCGGAATCCAGTTCGGCTTCTCAACTGCCTACGACAACGCCCACCAGCCGCTGGGCGACGTGCCCGGCCAGACCGCGGTCGGTGGCGTCGGCGTCAGCTCGGTGCTGATCCTGCAAGTGGTCATCGCTGCTTTCGCGATGCTGCCCGTGACCTCGGAGTACTCGACCGGCAGCATCCGCTCGACGGTCCAATGGACACCCGTACGACGGAACGTGGTGCTCGCCAAGGCGACTGTGCTCGCGCCAGTGCTGTTCGGGTACGGGCTCCTGGTCGGCCTGCTCGCGACCGTCTCGGGTGGGCTAGCGATGGGCCACTGGGCTGATTGGGATGCGGCCACCCTGGTCGTCGATCTGCTGTCGATCGCGACCTACCTGACGCTGGCCGGGATCTTCACCGCCGGCATCGCGTTCTTGATCCGCAGTACGGCGGGGACCCTGACAGCGGCGTTCCTGGTGCTGATGATGATCCCGCTGATGCTCGCGCAGAGCAGCATCCGGGCACTCGTCTGGCTGGCCGCGCTACTCCCCGGTGGTGCCGGCCAGAACTTCCTCTCCGGCAGCACCGACCCACTCACCCCGCCCCTGAGCCTCGCCGTACTGATCCTCTGGGCGCTCGGAGGCCTCTGGATCGGCACAAAGGTCTTGGCCCGACGAGACGCCTGACCAGTTTGTACGACCGCAGGGGGTGGCTTTGTCAGCCACCCCCTGCGGTTCGTGCGGGTACTACGTCAGCGCGGGACGTTCAGCGCGATCGTGACCTGCTCGGCGACCTTCGCCGCGAGGTCCAGAGCCGCCCGGCGGGTGGCCGGCTGGAGCGCCGAGTGGTCGAGCGGACCCTCGGCGGCGATGTGCTGGTCGGTCGGGATGTCGATGACGGCCGCGGCCCGCGACTCGAAGTACGGGCGCAGTTGCTTCTCGACGTCCTTGTTCACGTCGCCGGGGCCGTTGCTGACCGCGATCACCGCGCGCCGGATCAGCCGCTGCGCGTCCGGGGCCCCTGGTGGTCGAGCTCCTCCAGCATCTGCACGGCGGCAGCGCAGGACAGGCTCTTCCACTTGATCGGGATGACGAGGACGTCCGACGCCTTCATCGCCTCGCGCCAGTTGCTGGAGCCCTCGTTGTTGCCGGTGTCGATCACCAGCACCTTGTAGAAGCGGCTCAGCAGCCGGTGGATCTGGTCGAAGTCCTTGGCCTCGATCTGCGCGTACGTCGTGGTCGCGGACGTCAGTACGTCGTACTGGCCGGACACCTGGTGCCGCAGGTACGCGCCGACGTCGCCGAGCCGGGCATCCGGCTGAGTGAGCATCGTCATCGCCTGCAGCAGGTCGGTGACAGTGGACCTGGCGTTGGTGTCGTGCGTGCGCAGGTGCATGTTGCCGCGAAGCTCGTTGTTGTCCCAGGCCACGACACCGCCACCGCGAGCCTGACCGAGTGCACCGGCGAGCAGCAGGGTGGTCGGCGTCTTGCCGGAACCACCCTTGGGGTTGGCGACCGTGATGGTCACCGGGCGGCGGAAAGCGGTCGCCGCGGTCGCACGCGCGATCCGCTCGCTGCGCTCGGACGTGCCGGGGCGCAGTCGCAAGACGCTCCGGACACCCTTCTCCGCCGGAGCTTCACGAGGCAACGGCAGCGCCTGCAGCAGCTCGTCGGCGCGGTACGAGACCTGCCGCTCGGGCTGCGGTGGGTGCTGGCCGGGGATGCCCTGCGGGAAGAAGTGCTGCGCGGCCGGAGAGAGTCCGGATCCACCCTGCTGTGGCGGAGCTTCGCTCTCTGCGGGGGCCTGCTTCCACGGATCGCCTGCCGCGGCCGGCGTGCTCCACGGGTCGGCCGGAGCCGGGTTGACAGGCTTCGCGGCCCTCCACGGGTCAGTCGGGGCGTCCTGCGATTGCTCGGCCTGCTTGGCGCTCCACGACTCGGCTTGGCTCGGCTCGGCCTGCTTCGAGCTCCACGGCTCGGCCCGGGCCGGCTCCGCCTGCTTCGAGCTCCACGGCTCGGCTTGACTGGGCTCAGCCTGCTTGGCACTCCACGCCTCGGCCTGGGCAGGCTCCGGCTGCTTGGCCTTCCACGGCTCGGCCTGCGGGTTTTGAGCTGCTGCGGGCTGGGACCAGGAGTCGGCCGGGAAATCCTGCGAGAGCGCGTCCGGCTGCTCGTCCGCGGCGACGTCCTCGTCGACCGATTCGGGCTCGGGCGCCGGCAGGGCGTTCGGGTCCGGCTGGGACCAGGACGGAGTCGGCTGCCACATCCTCCGGACCTCGGCGGCTGCTGCTTCCCGGTCCTTGTGCTGTCCGGAGTTGTGCGAGTCGGTCACGACCTCGATCCCCCGATTCTGTGAGAGGGGGCGGGGCTGCCGCTCCCGGGTTTGCGGATACGTCCCAGGCTGGGTCCGCCCGGAGGGTCCCACTATCCCATGACGTGGTGTCCACACGATGTCACCCGCCGGAGCGTCGCCCGCCCGACTCCCATCCTTTGCCCACCGTTCCCGCCCCCACACCTCCAACTCCCCAGCCAAGGGACAGTCCTGTTTCGGCAGCGGTTGACGGATCAGGCGACCAGGCCGGCCTCGTAGGCGACGATCGCGGCCTGGACGCGGTTCTTCACACCCAGCCGGCTGAGTACCGCGCTGACGTAGGCCTTGACCGTGCCTTCGACCAGGTAGAGCCGCCCGGCGATCTCCGCGTTCGACAGGCCGGCGCCGACCAGGGTGAGCACCTCGCGTTCGCGGGGAGTCAACGCGTCGACCTGGTCCTTGGCAGCGGCAGCGCGAACCATCCGGCCGCCGCCCGCCCCGGACGCGAGCTCGGCGATGACTCGCTGGGCGATCTTGGGTGAAAGGTACGCAGCGCCCCCGGCAACCGCCTTCAACCCCGCGATCAACTCCCGCGGATCACCTGACTTGAGCAGGAACCCGTTCGCACCGTCTCCCAGCGCCTTCGCGATGTACGCGTCTTCGGAGAACGTCGTCAACATCACCACCGCCGTATCGGGCGACGTCCGCTTGATCTCGGCCCCGGCCGCGAGCCCGTCCATCCTCGGCATCCGGATGTCCAGTACGGCGACGTCCGGCCGGTACCGGCGTACAGCCTCGACTGCTTCGATCCCGTCAGCCGCCTCGGCGACCACCTCGATCGAATCGTCCGACCCGAGAATCGCCCGCACCCCGGCCCGGACCAGCGCCTCGTCATCAGCCAGCAACACCCTGATCATCGAGTGCCTCCCACCGTCGGCGTGCCCTCGGGTGTGGGCGGTCTAGAGCCTGTCTGTACTACGTCCTTCGCGACCAGCCGGCCGTCGTGGAAGCAGAGCCGGTAGGCATAGTGACGCCGAACGGTACGTCCGGCCGGTAGTACCGGCACTTCCACCCGGCCTGCTCGGGCAGCCGCCCGGTCGGCGGGTCGGCCATCTGCATCGCGGGCAGCACCTTCTCCACCTCGCCGACGGTCTGCCCGAGCTCGATCGTCTCGTACTGCGCAGGCTTGAGGATCGAGCTGTAGCCCGCCACCAAGTAGTAGCCGAGGGCAATCACTCCGACCACCGCGCCCACTGCCAGCGGCGCGGCGACCGCCGTGATCAACCCCCGCCGAGCCCGACGCCGTCCGGAATCCCGCTCATCGGCCGCGCCGATGGACGACCCCGAGAACCCACCCCGATCGTCTCCCGCCCGTTCCGGCGTCCCACCACCAGCCGGAATCCGCGCCACCACCTCGAACCCACCGTCGGTCCGAGGTCCTGCGCTCAACGACCCACCAACTAGCCGAACCCGCTCCCGCAAACCTTCCAACCCCCGACCGGAAGAAACCACCTCCCCCTTTTCTCTCGCGGCCCCACCGTCAACAACCCGCACCACCACTTCCCCAACACCGATCGGCGCCCCGCCAACCCCCACCCCAGCCCGCACGCCACCCGCCTCGCTGACCCTGATCGGCGCCTCACCACCCTCCAGCCCACCCCACGCCCCACCGGCCCCGGCACCACAAACCTCTGCTTTGGCTGCGGGTTCGTGGGTGATGGTGACGGTCACCGCGGCGCCGGGGGCGTGTTTGCTGGCGTTGGTGAGGGACTCCTGCACGACTCGGTGGACAGCACGATCCACCATCGGGCTCAGCTCGCCGCCGCCACGCAGTACCAGCCGTACGGCGAGCCCCGAGGCAGCGGCTCGGTCGACCAGGTCCGCCACCGATTCGCTGGCCGGGATGACGGGTGCATCGGCGTCGGCGTCTCGTAGTACGCCGATGATCTCGCCCAGCCGCTCGGTCGCCGTCGCCGCGGCCTCGCGGAGTTCGCCCGCGGCCCGGCGATGACGTTCGGGCAGGTCGGCATCGATCTCGAGCGCGGCCGCCCGCAGCGCGATCAAACTCAGTTCGTGGCCGACCGAATCATGCATGTCCTCGGCGATCCGGGAGCGCTCTCTGAGTCTCTCCCGGTCGATCTCGAGCTGATGCTCACGCTCGATCCGCTCGGCCCGATCCCAACCGGCCGACGCGAGCTGCGCCTGCTGTGCGCGGTACCGGCCGATCAACCACGGCAGTACGACCAGCAGCAAAGCGAGAAGCAGCATCAGCAACCAGCTGAGTACGGTGCTCGTCACCGCGACATCGCGCCGGAAGCTCAAGCCGAGAACGAGCAGGCCGACCAAACCCCAGCTCACTGTGATCAGGAAGAACCTCAGCTGGCTCTCCCGCCGACCGGCGAGGTAGCTCATCAGCACGATCGCCGGAACGAGAGCGATCGGTACTCCGCTCGTGGATCCGAGCGAGAACGCCAAGATCACGATCTCCGTGCCGCCGACCACCGCGAGCGCCACCAGCGGATAGGCCCGGCGGAGCAGAATCGCCGCGGCCAGGATCGCGAGGCAGCCGGCGCGAAGCCAGTGCGAATCGCCCCGGGCGCCGGACTCGCCGAACACCAGCAACCCGAGCACGGCCCACAGCCCCAGGTCTCCCGCGCGCTTCCAAGTCACGCCACCAAACGCTACACAGCCGACGCCTATCCGCAGTACTGGCGAAAGTAGGGCCCTTCAGTTGCTGCAGTTAGTTGTAGTGGGCATCGATGAGTTCGAACGGCACGATCGACAGCTTCGGCACCGACTCTCCACGGAGTTGCGCGAACAACAGGTCGACCGCTTGCCGGCCCATTTCGCGCTGGTTCTGCCGGACATGCAGGTACGGCGGCCCGGCGATCGGATCGCCCGGCGAATCGAAGCAGCTGATCACCTGATCGCGCGGCTGCCCGAGAGCGCGATCCAGGATCCGGGCCAGGTTGTACTCACACGCGACGTACGCGGTCACCTCCGGCACCTTCGCCCGAAACTCCCGGATCAATGCGAGATCGGAGCTGACGCTCTCCGGCGTGAACGATCCCGGCAACGTACTGCGAAGGTCCGTCAGCTGATAGGCCTGATAGCTACCCGGCTCGCGGTCGGCGAAGGCCGACCGGAATCCCTCCAGCCGGTCCTCGATGCTGGACGTGTTCAGCGGCGGCGGCGAAACGAAGGCGATGTGACGATGCCCCAGCTCGAGCAGCCGCTCGGTGAGCGCACGCGACGCCGCCACGTTGTCCGTGTGCACGGCCGACACCGGGATGCCGGACAGGTGCCGGTCGACCAGCACCACCGGATACCCGTCGAGCACCTGCCGGAGCAGGCTCGCGTTGTAGAAGTCACCGTGCACCGGGAAGACGATCAGCCCGTCGACGTCGTCCAGCGCGACCAGAGCCTCGATGGCCTGCTCCTCATCGGTCTGCCGGCCACCGGTCCGCCGGAGGATCAGGTTCGCCCCTTGCTCGGCGCAGCGCTCCTCGATCGCGCAGAGGAGCTCCAATCCGTAGGACTCCGACACATCCGGTACTACGAGCGCGATCGACCCCGGTACGCCGTACGGGCGGGCAGGTCGCAACGGCAACCGGCCCTTGAGCGGCACCGAGATCCGGTCGAGGTCGGGCAGCCGCCGGACGACGAACGAGCCCTTGCCGCGGATGCGCTCGATCAGGCCGGCCTCCCGGAGTACCTCGAGAGCACGTTTCGAGGTGATCCGGCTGACCTCGAACTGGGCCGCGAGCTCCATCTCCGACGCCACCCGGTCGCCGGGACCGAGCACGCCGCGCCGGATCTCGTCCAGCACATGCGAGCTGATCTGCTCGTACAACAGGGCCATGGTCGCCTTCCGGGACGGGTTGATATACCAAATCAGCCGCTCAGCCGGGGCGCAAGAGTTGGCTCCGACATATTGACCTATGTCAACCGGCGTCCCTACCATCCGAGCACCTGCCATGGCCCCTCCCCCGAAGGCGGTCCCCATGAGCTCACCCGCCCCCGCCCTGCCCGCGACCACCACGCTTGCGGACCGCGCCGACAGCGCTCTGGCTTCGTTTCTGGACTCTTACTGGGATCCGGACCGCCAGTACTTCACCACCTACAGCGACCGGAGGCGGCATCCCGAGCACGCCTTCGGCCCGGCCGACGGCCTCTACTCGGACTTCTGGTGGGAGGCGCAGCTCTGGGACCT
It encodes:
- a CDS encoding DedA family protein — protein: MTDAILHFAEDLMSSWWIYATLFGFAALDGFFPAIPSETLVVMAGVFAATGGPNLYGVIAMAAAGAFVGDHVSYAFGRGAGGRLMDRAKPGTKRYAMVAWSRKALEERGGLVLVVARYVPGGRTAVTLTMGAVRYPLRHFSFFAALAAVSWGAYCSLVGYIGGKAFEDNPLKGVALGIGLALAVTVLVEVIRHRRRIRRTPEPQLETEPELVKAGE
- a CDS encoding ABC transporter permease, yielding MSTATITVKQRSSGLTGAIASEWTKLWTVRSTWLNLVGGAVLTVLLGIQFGFSTAYDNAHQPLGDVPGQTAVGGVGVSSVLILQVVIAAFAMLPVTSEYSTGSIRSTVQWTPVRRNVVLAKATVLAPVLFGYGLLVGLLATVSGGLAMGHWADWDAATLVVDLLSIATYLTLAGIFTAGIAFLIRSTAGTLTAAFLVLMMIPLMLAQSSIRALVWLAALLPGGAGQNFLSGSTDPLTPPLSLAVLILWALGGLWIGTKVLARRDA
- a CDS encoding ParA family protein, yielding MTDSHNSGQHKDREAAAAEVRRMWQPTPSWSQPDPNALPAPEPESVDEDVAADEQPDALSQDFPADSWSQPAAAQNPQAEPWKAKQPEPAQAEAWSAKQAEPSQAEPWSSKQAEPARAEPWSSKQAEPSQAESWSAKQAEQSQDAPTDPWRAAKPVNPAPADPWSTPAAAGDPWKQAPAESEAPPQQGGSGLSPAAQHFFPQGIPGQHPPQPERQVSYRADELLQALPLPREAPAEKGVRSVLRLRPGTSERSERIARATAATAFRRPVTITVANPKGGSGKTPTTLLLAGALGQARGGGVVAWDNNELRGNMHLRTHDTNARSTVTDLLQAMTMLTQPDARLGDVGAYLRHQVSGQYDVLTSATTTYAQIEAKDFDQIHRLLSRFYKVLVIDTGNNEGSSNWREAMKASDVLVIPIKWKSLSCAAAVQMLEELDHQGPRTRSG
- a CDS encoding response regulator, whose protein sequence is MIRVLLADDEALVRAGVRAILGSDDSIEVVAEAADGIEAVEAVRRYRPDVAVLDIRMPRMDGLAAGAEIKRTSPDTAVVMLTTFSEDAYIAKALGDGANGFLLKSGDPRELIAGLKAVAGGAAYLSPKIAQRVIAELASGAGGGRMVRAAAAKDQVDALTPREREVLTLVGAGLSNAEIAGRLYLVEGTVKAYVSAVLSRLGVKNRVQAAIVAYEAGLVA
- a CDS encoding histidine kinase: MTWKRAGDLGLWAVLGLLVFGESGARGDSHWLRAGCLAILAAAILLRRAYPLVALAVVGGTEIVILAFSLGSTSGVPIALVPAIVLMSYLAGRRESQLRFFLITVSWGLVGLLVLGLSFRRDVAVTSTVLSWLLMLLLALLLVVLPWLIGRYRAQQAQLASAGWDRAERIEREHQLEIDRERLRERSRIAEDMHDSVGHELSLIALRAAALEIDADLPERHRRAAGELREAAATATERLGEIIGVLRDADADAPVIPASESVADLVDRAAASGLAVRLVLRGGGELSPMVDRAVHRVVQESLTNASKHAPGAAVTVTITHEPAAKAEVCGAGAGGAWGGLEGGEAPIRVSEAGGVRAGVGVGGAPIGVGEVVVRVVDGGAAREKGEVVSSGRGLEGLRERVRLVGGSLSAGPRTDGGFEVVARIPAGGGTPERAGDDRGGFSGSSIGAADERDSGRRRARRGLITAVAAPLAVGAVVGVIALGYYLVAGYSSILKPAQYETIELGQTVGEVEKVLPAMQMADPPTGRLPEQAGWKCRYYRPDVPFGVTMPTGSASTTAGWSRRT
- a CDS encoding GntR family transcriptional regulator produces the protein MALLYEQISSHVLDEIRRGVLGPGDRVASEMELAAQFEVSRITSKRALEVLREAGLIERIRGKGSFVVRRLPDLDRISVPLKGRLPLRPARPYGVPGSIALVVPDVSESYGLELLCAIEERCAEQGANLILRRTGGRQTDEEQAIEALVALDDVDGLIVFPVHGDFYNASLLRQVLDGYPVVLVDRHLSGIPVSAVHTDNVAASRALTERLLELGHRHIAFVSPPPLNTSSIEDRLEGFRSAFADREPGSYQAYQLTDLRSTLPGSFTPESVSSDLALIREFRAKVPEVTAYVACEYNLARILDRALGQPRDQVISCFDSPGDPIAGPPYLHVRQNQREMGRQAVDLLFAQLRGESVPKLSIVPFELIDAHYN